In Sphingobacterium sp. PCS056, the following proteins share a genomic window:
- a CDS encoding diacylglycerol/lipid kinase family protein, with protein MGERKQILFVINPISGGKHKTSFKKQVLDVLDLQKFDPTFQETSYANHAYEIGLRAIEEQYDAVIAVGGDGTINELGSALAESGIPLGIVPEGSGNGLALYLGIPLNETAAIRRINRFEFVEVDCGTINDRKFFNIAGLGFDASVSENFANENIRGPLGYLKSAINVLSKYKPCEYRLSIDGKEYERKAFMISVANSPQYGNNAYIAPQASVNDGILDVCIVHQFPMYILPKMLFHLFNKSADQSDYVEIIPGKNIMIETADKSVVHIDGEPVDLGNCLNIGIISKALKVIC; from the coding sequence ATGGGAGAACGTAAACAGATACTGTTTGTTATCAATCCGATTTCGGGAGGTAAGCATAAGACATCATTTAAGAAGCAGGTGTTAGATGTGCTTGATTTACAAAAGTTTGATCCTACATTTCAAGAGACTTCTTATGCAAATCATGCGTATGAAATCGGTTTGCGTGCTATTGAAGAACAGTATGATGCGGTGATCGCAGTAGGGGGAGATGGAACTATTAACGAATTGGGTTCTGCGCTAGCGGAGAGTGGTATCCCGTTGGGTATTGTGCCGGAGGGTTCGGGCAATGGTCTTGCATTATATTTGGGTATACCGTTAAATGAAACTGCTGCAATTCGTCGTATTAATAGATTTGAATTTGTCGAAGTGGATTGTGGTACCATTAACGATAGAAAATTCTTTAATATCGCTGGATTAGGTTTTGATGCATCGGTCAGTGAAAATTTTGCTAATGAGAATATTCGAGGACCTTTGGGCTATTTAAAATCAGCGATCAATGTACTAAGTAAATACAAGCCATGTGAATATCGATTGAGCATTGATGGTAAGGAATATGAGCGTAAAGCTTTTATGATTTCTGTTGCTAATTCACCTCAATATGGTAATAATGCCTACATCGCACCGCAGGCATCAGTTAATGATGGGATATTAGATGTGTGTATTGTCCATCAATTTCCAATGTATATTTTACCAAAAATGTTGTTTCACTTATTCAATAAATCGGCTGACCAGTCAGATTATGTAGAAATAATACCAGGTAAAAATATTATGATCGAGACGGCAGATAAATCTGTCGTACATATTGATGGTGAGCCAGTTGACTTGGGTAATTGCCTGAATATCGGTATTATTTCGAAGGCTTTAAAAGTTATTTGTTAA
- a CDS encoding translation initiation factor — MSKNKKQQYEGVVYSTDNSFEYQFSELLEDLETLPNQQQQLKVQLDRKMRKGKVVTLVSGFRGKQEDLEMLAKFLKQKCGVGGSAKDAQIVIQGDFKQKISELLLSEGYKVKLVGG, encoded by the coding sequence ATGAGTAAAAATAAGAAACAACAGTATGAAGGCGTTGTATATTCAACAGACAACAGTTTTGAATATCAATTTTCTGAATTATTAGAAGATCTAGAAACACTTCCTAATCAGCAACAACAGCTTAAAGTTCAATTGGATCGTAAAATGCGAAAAGGTAAGGTCGTGACTTTGGTTAGTGGATTTAGAGGTAAGCAAGAAGATCTGGAGATGTTGGCGAAATTTTTAAAACAGAAGTGCGGAGTTGGTGGTAGTGCCAAAGATGCTCAAATCGTGATTCAAGGAGATTTTAAACAGAAAATTTCAGAGTTGTTACTTTCAGAAGGATACAAAGTGAAATTGGTCGGTGGGTAA
- a CDS encoding MotA/TolQ/ExbB proton channel family protein, whose product MANAPKTSPAAKQESNNSGSFFAQAAIIICFILGYLLWKFVMGSPSNFIDNNPENQPLPGNYLGMVYHAGAVVPVLLGLFFMVWVFSIERFIVIGKASGTGNVGNFVRKVQVLINGGNLDSAIAECDKQKGSVANVIKAGLVKYKAVSADTAVDTEKATIAIQKEIEETTALEMPMLEKNLNVIATLVSIGTLTGLLGTVTGMIKAFSALATGGTPDSAKLANGISEALINTATGIGTSTIAIVMYNILTAKIDKLTYSIDEAGFSIVQTYAANHK is encoded by the coding sequence ATGGCAAACGCACCTAAAACAAGTCCTGCTGCAAAACAAGAGAGCAATAATTCAGGTTCTTTCTTTGCACAAGCTGCAATTATCATTTGTTTCATTCTCGGTTACCTTTTATGGAAATTTGTGATGGGTAGTCCTTCAAACTTTATTGATAATAATCCAGAAAACCAACCTTTACCAGGTAACTATTTAGGAATGGTTTATCACGCAGGTGCTGTAGTACCAGTTTTATTAGGTTTATTCTTTATGGTATGGGTATTCTCTATCGAGCGTTTCATCGTAATTGGAAAAGCTTCTGGAACAGGAAATGTTGGTAATTTCGTAAGAAAAGTACAAGTATTAATTAACGGTGGCAATTTAGATTCAGCTATTGCTGAGTGTGACAAACAAAAAGGTTCTGTTGCAAACGTAATCAAAGCTGGTTTAGTAAAATACAAAGCAGTTTCAGCTGATACTGCAGTAGATACAGAAAAAGCTACAATTGCAATTCAAAAAGAAATCGAAGAAACTACAGCATTAGAAATGCCAATGTTAGAGAAAAACTTAAACGTAATCGCTACATTAGTTTCTATCGGTACATTAACAGGTTTATTAGGTACAGTAACAGGTATGATCAAGGCCTTCAGCGCGTTAGCAACTGGTGGTACTCCTGACTCTGCTAAATTAGCAAATGGTATCTCTGAGGCCTTAATCAATACAGCAACAGGTATCGGTACTTCTACAATTGCGATTGTAATGTACAATATCTTGACTGCAAAAATTGATAAATTAACTTATTCAATCGACGAAGCTGGATTCTCTATCGTACAAACGTACGCTGCGAACCACAAATAG
- a CDS encoding ExbD/TolR family protein, whose translation MGKAKVKRASTSIDMTAMCDVSFLLLSFFVMTSTAKQPEAFPVDTPASTTKDKLPDSNVGIITIGDKGKVFFGATDRDVRVKTLEKMSSRYGVQFSQQDYDQFALMENVGAPMKAIKQVLGMEPSKRLEKGVQNGIPVDSTETLSNELYQWVQTARLAAAELNKEKESNKDFVDPGPLKIAIKADGAEKYPSINAVIETLRNQKQNKFSFITGLRAEDK comes from the coding sequence ATGGGTAAAGCAAAAGTAAAAAGAGCCAGTACCTCCATTGATATGACCGCGATGTGTGACGTATCATTCTTGCTTCTTTCATTCTTCGTAATGACATCAACGGCAAAACAACCGGAAGCATTTCCGGTAGATACGCCAGCATCTACGACGAAAGATAAATTACCAGACTCTAATGTTGGTATCATTACCATTGGAGATAAAGGTAAAGTATTCTTTGGCGCTACAGATCGTGATGTTAGGGTTAAAACTTTAGAGAAAATGTCTTCCAGATATGGTGTGCAGTTTTCTCAACAAGATTACGACCAATTTGCGTTGATGGAAAATGTTGGCGCTCCAATGAAAGCTATTAAGCAAGTATTGGGAATGGAACCAAGCAAGCGTCTTGAAAAAGGGGTTCAAAATGGTATACCAGTTGATAGTACAGAAACATTATCAAATGAATTATACCAGTGGGTACAAACGGCACGTTTAGCTGCAGCAGAATTGAATAAGGAAAAGGAAAGTAACAAAGATTTTGTTGATCCAGGACCGTTAAAAATTGCTATTAAAGCTGATGGTGCAGAAAAGTATCCTTCAATTAATGCGGTAATCGAAACATTACGTAATCAAAAGCAAAATAAATTCAGTTTTATTACTGGTTTACGTGCTGAAGATAAATAG
- a CDS encoding ExbD/TolR family protein, with product MAELNQDSGKGGKGGKVRSKKNGGKVDLTAMVDLAFLLITFFMLTTSLNKPQAMDVAMPDKNKVKDEQSEVLTADNRSVTVLLGSDNKVSWYYGQVKAPIEGPTVAGFGADGIRKVLIEKKAYVPRVAGGKDVIVIIRPSDMSTQKDLVDILDEMKIVDIKRYMIAKISPEEIDVLKRDNIYND from the coding sequence ATGGCAGAATTAAATCAAGACAGTGGTAAGGGCGGAAAAGGTGGTAAAGTAAGATCAAAGAAAAACGGTGGTAAAGTCGATTTGACAGCCATGGTTGATTTAGCATTCTTATTGATTACTTTCTTCATGCTAACTACGTCTTTAAATAAACCACAAGCAATGGATGTTGCGATGCCTGATAAAAACAAAGTTAAAGATGAGCAATCTGAAGTATTAACAGCAGATAATCGTTCGGTAACTGTTTTGTTAGGATCTGACAACAAAGTTTCTTGGTATTACGGACAGGTTAAAGCACCTATAGAAGGTCCTACGGTTGCAGGATTCGGCGCTGATGGTATACGCAAGGTTTTAATTGAGAAAAAAGCTTACGTTCCTCGTGTTGCGGGCGGAAAAGATGTAATCGTGATTATCAGACCTAGTGATATGTCTACACAAAAAGATCTTGTTGACATCCTTGATGAGATGAAGATCGTAGATATTAAACGTTATATGATTGCGAAAATTAGTCCTGAAGAAATAGATGTTTTAAAACGTGATAATATCTATAATGACTAA
- a CDS encoding energy transducer TonB: MIGSKLDIFKKEWLDVVFQGRNKEYGAYELRKLAPKATNVGLLAVVVAVVLLSLLKLFGGSLFPDKPIEAAPVITEVTLEDLEEIKPPEPEEEEPLPIEEEKPQQVAMDIPKEDLVRFPEPKVAPAAQVKEEVAAQEEFKDDKKSPARMTLKGSAAGSSVARGEFGTKKQDGAITAGVSKGDPNGDPNGDQIFNAVEVQPQPPGGMAAFMKWVGDTYEYPSGALENGINGVVEVSFVVEKDGSLTDISVKRDLKYGTGEAAVRLLKKAKKWRAGIQNGRPVRVAYTLPIRLNTINQ; encoded by the coding sequence ATGATTGGGTCAAAATTAGATATTTTTAAAAAGGAATGGCTTGATGTAGTATTTCAAGGCAGAAATAAGGAGTATGGAGCTTATGAGCTTCGTAAACTAGCTCCTAAAGCTACCAACGTTGGTTTGTTGGCAGTGGTAGTTGCCGTAGTACTATTAAGTCTTCTTAAATTATTCGGAGGAAGTCTATTTCCTGATAAACCTATTGAAGCCGCTCCAGTTATTACCGAAGTGACTTTAGAGGATTTGGAGGAAATTAAACCACCGGAGCCAGAAGAAGAAGAGCCACTTCCAATTGAGGAAGAGAAGCCTCAACAAGTTGCAATGGATATACCAAAAGAAGATTTGGTACGTTTTCCAGAGCCAAAAGTAGCTCCGGCTGCTCAGGTAAAAGAGGAAGTTGCTGCTCAGGAAGAGTTCAAGGATGATAAAAAATCACCAGCACGTATGACCTTAAAAGGTAGTGCGGCAGGTTCTTCAGTAGCAAGAGGTGAATTTGGTACTAAGAAGCAAGATGGTGCTATTACTGCAGGTGTTTCCAAAGGTGATCCAAATGGTGATCCAAATGGTGACCAAATCTTTAATGCTGTTGAGGTGCAACCTCAACCTCCTGGAGGAATGGCAGCATTTATGAAATGGGTAGGAGATACATATGAGTATCCTTCTGGAGCTTTGGAAAATGGAATTAATGGCGTAGTAGAGGTTTCCTTTGTCGTTGAAAAGGATGGTAGTTTAACAGATATTTCTGTAAAACGCGATCTTAAATATGGTACAGGTGAAGCTGCAGTTAGGTTGTTGAAAAAAGCTAAAAAATGGAGAGCAGGTATTCAAAATGGTCGTCCAGTACGTGTAGCTTATACATTACCTATCCGCCTAAACACAATTAATCAGTAA
- a CDS encoding PstS family phosphate ABC transporter substrate-binding protein, translating to MKNSFKIVLTLLVAILILGSCNRSKKQETTAPTQDILRGKVNVLVDETLYPILKEQVDVFQSSYSDATIQLLAKPEIKAVNALLADSSSVIILTRKLTQAEGKNFKDRKIIPKEYQIGSDAVVLINNIADADTTITLSDVKSLLSGELKGKYKVVFDNANSSTLRFLKEYLSINKIDPASISALEKNEDVIKYVSENKGSIGIVGYNWILDMAQKKSDLLNKIRTLSVENALGAKKDGLFYKPSQSNMSLGLYPFTRPIYVLNYQPNMGLGLGFSAFLTGDRGQRIILKAGLLPVTMPGREIIIREENSLN from the coding sequence ATGAAAAACAGCTTTAAAATAGTTTTAACATTGCTAGTCGCGATTTTAATTTTGGGAAGTTGTAATCGTTCCAAGAAACAAGAAACAACAGCTCCGACTCAGGATATTTTAAGAGGTAAAGTAAATGTCCTTGTTGATGAGACATTATATCCGATTCTTAAGGAACAAGTTGATGTTTTTCAAAGTTCTTACTCAGATGCAACTATTCAGTTACTCGCTAAGCCCGAAATTAAAGCCGTGAATGCCTTGCTTGCTGATTCATCTAGTGTTATTATTTTGACCCGTAAATTGACTCAAGCGGAAGGTAAAAATTTTAAAGATCGAAAAATTATACCCAAAGAGTATCAAATAGGAAGTGATGCAGTGGTATTGATAAATAATATTGCTGATGCAGATACTACAATTACTCTTTCTGACGTTAAATCATTGTTAAGTGGTGAGCTTAAAGGTAAGTATAAGGTGGTTTTTGATAATGCTAACTCCAGTACATTGAGATTTTTGAAGGAATACTTATCTATAAATAAGATAGATCCGGCATCGATTTCCGCATTGGAAAAGAATGAAGATGTTATTAAATATGTTAGCGAAAATAAAGGTAGTATCGGTATTGTAGGTTACAATTGGATATTGGATATGGCTCAAAAAAAATCTGATTTATTGAATAAAATTCGTACATTGAGCGTTGAAAATGCATTAGGCGCTAAGAAAGATGGTTTGTTTTATAAACCCTCGCAATCCAATATGTCTTTGGGATTGTACCCTTTTACGAGACCTATTTATGTTTTGAATTATCAACCGAATATGGGCTTGGGTCTAGGGTTTAGTGCTTTCTTAACGGGCGACAGGGGACAACGCATTATATTAAAAGCAGGTTTGCTTCCTGTGACAATGCCAGGTAGAGAGATTATCATAAGAGAAGAAAATAGTTTAAATTAG
- a CDS encoding tetratricopeptide repeat protein: protein MTNSKLLFSLLLAGSVGTASAQSLKDARAAIETENYGKAKTILQQLVSKQAKVGDNYFYLGQIYLVNDKPDSAAIMFNQGLAADPKSLINNVGLGYIDLLKKDKASAESKFSAASANLKKKDYEELLEIGRAYIKAPEPDYAKALDYLTQAKAKNTKDAAIPLALGDAYRGLKEASSAYTSYSDAAELDPASVRAKIGLAVIVRGAQAYDEAIAQLTTITEENPTYAPTYRELAETYNMWSKAPGTSDEKYVELNKKGVEQYKKYLEVNGDNSLEAKIRYADFLVYARQYDELGTVSEELAKNPDVDPKIYRYLAYNAFRNKEYTKSAEYLEKMFAKMDATRIIPLDHMYAGLSDVANKKVESGIVHIQKAIDADKELLAEVAETAFAKYQDQETATAVSLFEIIAKYPDTDYYYDSNYYAGEGNYLIGFKKDQESKDEEGKVINQALRDEAIAAFVESQAQLAIIEKATKPEVLDKYLITALYYKAFSALGADNLEAPKGDFVAPFEKLIQVVNEKGTQEKNKAYLIDAHTYIGFYQYNKNEIAKAKASFQEVLKLDPENESAKSYLEGLK from the coding sequence ATGACAAACAGTAAATTATTATTTAGTCTGTTATTAGCAGGTTCTGTTGGCACAGCAAGTGCACAAAGTTTAAAGGATGCTAGAGCGGCTATTGAAACAGAAAACTACGGTAAGGCAAAAACAATTTTGCAACAATTAGTAAGTAAACAAGCTAAAGTTGGGGATAATTACTTCTATTTAGGTCAGATTTATTTAGTTAATGATAAGCCTGATTCAGCAGCGATTATGTTTAATCAAGGTTTAGCAGCTGATCCAAAATCATTGATTAACAATGTTGGTTTGGGTTATATTGATTTATTGAAAAAGGACAAAGCATCTGCTGAGTCTAAATTTTCTGCTGCAAGTGCTAATTTAAAGAAAAAGGATTACGAAGAATTGTTGGAAATTGGACGTGCTTATATTAAAGCTCCAGAGCCAGACTATGCAAAAGCTTTAGATTACTTAACACAAGCCAAAGCAAAGAATACTAAAGATGCTGCTATTCCATTGGCATTAGGTGATGCTTATAGAGGATTGAAAGAAGCAAGTAGTGCTTATACAAGCTACAGTGATGCTGCTGAATTAGATCCTGCATCAGTTCGTGCAAAAATTGGTCTCGCTGTTATCGTTCGTGGTGCACAGGCTTATGATGAGGCGATTGCTCAATTAACGACCATTACAGAAGAAAATCCTACATATGCACCTACTTACCGTGAGTTAGCAGAGACCTACAATATGTGGTCAAAAGCTCCAGGTACATCTGATGAGAAATATGTAGAATTGAATAAAAAAGGGGTTGAGCAGTATAAAAAATACTTAGAAGTCAATGGAGATAACTCTTTGGAAGCAAAGATTCGTTACGCCGATTTCTTGGTATATGCTAGACAATATGATGAGTTAGGAACTGTTTCAGAGGAGTTAGCTAAAAATCCTGATGTAGATCCAAAAATCTATCGTTACTTAGCTTATAACGCTTTTAGAAATAAAGAATACACAAAATCTGCTGAATATTTAGAAAAAATGTTTGCTAAGATGGATGCTACACGTATCATTCCATTAGATCATATGTATGCCGGTTTATCTGATGTCGCAAACAAAAAAGTGGAGTCAGGTATCGTTCATATTCAGAAAGCAATCGATGCAGATAAAGAATTGTTAGCTGAAGTGGCAGAAACGGCCTTTGCTAAATATCAAGATCAAGAAACTGCAACTGCAGTATCTTTGTTTGAAATCATCGCCAAGTATCCTGATACTGACTACTACTATGATTCAAATTATTATGCTGGTGAGGGTAACTATTTAATTGGTTTCAAAAAAGATCAAGAAAGTAAAGATGAGGAAGGAAAAGTTATCAATCAAGCTTTAAGAGATGAAGCGATTGCTGCCTTTGTAGAATCTCAAGCCCAATTAGCTATAATTGAAAAAGCGACTAAGCCTGAAGTATTAGACAAGTATCTAATTACCGCATTGTATTACAAAGCTTTTTCAGCATTAGGAGCTGATAATTTAGAAGCACCTAAAGGAGATTTCGTAGCTCCTTTTGAAAAATTAATCCAAGTGGTTAATGAAAAAGGAACACAAGAGAAAAATAAAGCATATTTAATTGATGCGCATACTTATATTGGTTTCTATCAATATAACAAAAATGAAATTGCAAAAGCAAAAGCTAGTTTTCAAGAGGTTTTAAAATTAGATCCTGAAAATGAAAGCGCTAAATCTTATTTAGAAGGTTTAAAATAA